A window of Pedobacter lusitanus contains these coding sequences:
- a CDS encoding GNAT family N-acetyltransferase, whose product MTEISSNKIVYRKVTVSEVEQYHQIRLHCLKNSSQNFGTLYEEELGSSSFKFDRIINEKPETDFLMGAFIKEKLVGICGFIREKREKTRHTGEISSMYVMPEFMGQRIGFGLLNATIVLGFDDPVLENIILSVIDKNQAAKNLYKKFGFVEYGKLKNYFKYGGEYEDLVFMTLTRDKKNNL is encoded by the coding sequence ATGACAGAGATATCATCCAATAAGATCGTTTACAGAAAGGTAACTGTCAGTGAAGTTGAACAATATCATCAAATAAGACTTCACTGTTTAAAAAATTCTTCTCAAAACTTCGGTACACTTTATGAAGAAGAATTAGGTTCGTCAAGTTTTAAATTTGACAGAATAATAAATGAAAAACCTGAAACCGACTTCTTAATGGGCGCATTTATAAAAGAAAAACTGGTAGGAATTTGTGGTTTTATTCGGGAGAAGAGAGAAAAGACAAGGCATACAGGAGAAATTAGCAGTATGTATGTAATGCCAGAATTCATGGGGCAAAGAATCGGGTTTGGGCTTTTAAATGCTACAATTGTACTTGGTTTTGACGATCCAGTTTTAGAAAACATTATTTTGTCAGTAATAGACAAAAATCAAGCGGCTAAAAATCTTTATAAGAAATTTGGGTTTGTTGAATATGGAAAACTAAAGAATTATTTTAAATATGGTGGAGAATATGAAGATCTGGTATTCATGACCTTGACTAGAGATAAAAAGAATAATTTGTAA
- a CDS encoding SecDF P1 head subdomain-containing protein encodes MKTITTLILSILLLMACVDNKSTGRQTKPEDGLISDAEHHIKDNPEIAQQKGPTLYTGWYYVVDSGKGIKRQLDKSKEIYFIDRHPIVTPSNFINLSIEENYEGGVEYCRLFMELDGPGSKLWAAATKKAIGKQLAFILDNRLLYVAPVFAQILNGMTVINLTNYSKEEFENFKTIIKSER; translated from the coding sequence ATGAAAACTATAACGACCTTAATTCTATCGATTTTGCTATTGATGGCTTGTGTAGACAATAAATCAACTGGCAGACAAACAAAACCCGAAGATGGATTGATCAGTGACGCTGAGCATCACATCAAAGATAACCCCGAAATTGCGCAACAAAAAGGCCCAACTCTTTATACAGGTTGGTATTATGTTGTCGATAGCGGTAAAGGCATTAAACGGCAATTAGATAAATCGAAGGAGATCTATTTTATAGACAGGCACCCAATTGTTACGCCCAGCAACTTTATCAACCTTTCAATTGAAGAAAACTATGAGGGTGGCGTAGAATATTGTCGGTTGTTTATGGAACTTGACGGACCAGGTTCAAAACTTTGGGCTGCTGCAACAAAGAAGGCAATCGGAAAACAACTTGCATTCATTCTTGACAACCGACTTCTATATGTCGCACCGGTATTTGCACAAATCCTAAATGGCATGACAGTAATAAATCTGACCAACTATTCAAAAGAAGAATTTGAAAACTTCAAAACAATCATCAAAAGTGAGCGATAA
- the istB gene encoding IS21-like element helper ATPase IstB produces the protein MNNETLEKLRQLRLFGMYDAFKTNLETSVKESLTADQFIALLVASEWDDRRNRAIERAIRVAGFRYKAALEQLDYSVDRGLDKNQVHRLAALDFIKERKDLFITGSTGTGKSYLATALGYQACQIGYRVMYVNTAKLMGQLKLAKAKGNILAELKRIERVDLLILDDFGLQPFDPQARLALLDVIEDRHQKHSTIVTSQIPVKEWYDIIGEKTIADAVLDRIVHHSLRIELYGESLRRRKSKTENVFL, from the coding sequence ATGAATAATGAAACCTTAGAGAAGCTCCGACAGCTTCGCTTGTTTGGCATGTATGATGCTTTTAAAACTAACCTGGAGACTTCAGTCAAAGAATCCCTCACTGCTGACCAGTTTATTGCGCTGCTAGTCGCCAGTGAGTGGGACGACAGGCGTAATCGGGCTATAGAACGGGCAATAAGAGTAGCTGGCTTTCGCTATAAAGCTGCCCTGGAGCAGCTCGATTATTCTGTGGATCGCGGGTTGGATAAAAACCAGGTTCATAGACTGGCCGCACTTGACTTTATCAAAGAACGTAAAGACCTGTTCATTACCGGTTCCACCGGAACTGGAAAAAGCTATCTGGCAACAGCCCTTGGTTACCAGGCTTGTCAGATCGGCTATAGAGTGATGTATGTCAATACGGCTAAACTTATGGGGCAACTTAAACTGGCTAAGGCTAAGGGCAATATACTGGCAGAATTGAAAAGAATTGAGCGGGTAGACCTGCTCATTCTGGATGACTTTGGACTACAGCCTTTCGATCCACAGGCAAGACTTGCCTTACTTGATGTGATTGAAGACAGACATCAGAAGCATTCTACTATAGTCACTTCACAGATCCCCGTCAAAGAATGGTATGACATCATCGGTGAAAAAACTATTGCCGACGCTGTACTCGATCGTATCGTACACCACTCCTTGAGGATTGAATTATATGGAGAATCACTTAGGAGAAGAAAGTCTAAAACTGAAAATGTATTTTTGTAA
- the istA gene encoding IS21 family transposase produces the protein MLYKEYIAQHPAGYSRSRFNNTIHIYLRLSRPVMHIEHKAGDKIYIDFAGSKLSVDPQEGIARDVEVFVAILGCSQLTYVEAVESQRKEDLIKACENALHYFGGIPQAIVPDNLRSAVTKGSKYEAVLNDEFACFAEHYGVTVVPARVYKPRDKSLVEGAVKLIYRSIYSRLEGRKFNDLNALNTAILVGLEIHNNKPFSGRSYSRREQFEEIEREMLGALNPLPYQVHKQTMVTVNKTGYVRLGEDIHHYSVPYTYIGKKVKLLYTSILVKIYYQYTLIACHTRDRTKYQYTTDENHLALQHHFLGEWTPEKFIAQATDIHEDVALYISKVLEHKVYPEQAYKSCSGILSFARRVGSQRLTDACRWADKLGQYNYPVIEEIRHKRLDQLPIEQEEPTPAIPSHDNIRGKGYYQ, from the coding sequence ATGTTGTATAAAGAGTATATAGCGCAGCATCCTGCAGGGTATAGCCGTTCCCGGTTTAATAATACTATTCATATTTATTTACGGCTTTCCCGTCCGGTTATGCACATCGAGCATAAGGCTGGTGACAAAATTTATATTGACTTTGCCGGGAGTAAACTTTCTGTTGACCCACAGGAAGGTATAGCACGTGATGTGGAGGTTTTTGTTGCCATTCTAGGTTGTAGTCAATTGACTTATGTAGAAGCGGTAGAAAGTCAGCGCAAAGAAGACTTGATCAAGGCCTGTGAAAATGCCTTGCATTATTTCGGAGGCATCCCTCAGGCTATTGTACCGGATAACCTTCGTTCTGCGGTCACTAAAGGAAGTAAATACGAAGCTGTACTTAATGATGAATTTGCTTGTTTTGCGGAGCATTACGGGGTTACGGTTGTTCCTGCCCGGGTCTATAAACCCCGAGACAAGTCTTTGGTAGAAGGAGCAGTTAAGTTAATCTATCGTAGCATTTACAGCAGATTAGAAGGGCGTAAATTCAATGATTTAAATGCATTGAATACAGCCATACTTGTTGGCCTTGAAATACACAACAATAAGCCGTTTTCTGGACGGAGTTACTCCCGGCGCGAGCAGTTTGAAGAAATTGAACGGGAAATGCTTGGCGCACTTAACCCTTTGCCTTATCAGGTACATAAGCAAACAATGGTCACAGTCAACAAAACTGGTTATGTTCGTCTGGGGGAGGATATTCATCACTATAGTGTACCATACACCTACATAGGAAAAAAAGTAAAGCTGTTGTATACCAGTATATTGGTAAAAATCTACTATCAGTACACCTTAATCGCGTGTCATACACGTGACAGAACTAAATACCAGTACACTACTGATGAAAACCATCTGGCCTTACAGCATCATTTTCTGGGGGAATGGACACCGGAAAAATTCATTGCTCAAGCAACAGATATTCATGAAGATGTTGCGCTTTATATTTCTAAAGTACTGGAACACAAAGTTTATCCTGAACAGGCCTATAAGTCTTGCTCGGGTATTTTGAGTTTCGCCAGGCGCGTTGGTTCCCAGCGACTTACCGATGCCTGTCGTTGGGCTGACAAGCTGGGACAGTACAATTATCCTGTGATCGAAGAGATCCGCCATAAGCGTCTGGATCAGCTTCCTATTGAACAGGAAGAACCGACACCCGCAATCCCATCCCATGATAACATCAGAGGTAAAGGCTATTATCAATAA
- a CDS encoding sensor histidine kinase: protein MNNLVKRIWWIALPTALAVLAFQLYWVRTNYTEQRNSFEQMASDALQKAYDQSTVESLVKLSKKKEGGGKKKPSTSLQMLTVFPIGVKLHKKMDSVISNATKGLTDGKVIRKTELKNTTITLSHKWSDGSDSVVNQKINSKATNLDVNHFLAGMLSAAQVVEVDTALVRKNLKKELKIRRVTLPFSLKLFKKDTLIRNENAGVISKSIVTSQNKVTLLLKFEEVGAMLFLKIFWPVTLSFFLVLLIVGCIWVLWRIIVQQKKLEVMKNDFISNISHELKTPLSILSATNEVLLKFGGIKDQEKTERYLLLEQAELRKLQSLIENILTLTRMEHQEDKLIGPYEKTDLKVLLNTVLPRFSELPGVTIHTELFLDDPYLNTHPGGLKIILSNLIDNAIKYTQGAQKDIFVRLEERKEHVVFSVRDLGIGIDKAYLPFIFDKFYRVPHGDVHEVKGYGLGLSYVKTTVQKLGGAVRVESILDKGTIFVFQLKKS from the coding sequence ATGAACAACCTTGTTAAACGAATTTGGTGGATTGCCCTTCCAACTGCTCTTGCTGTATTGGCATTCCAACTCTATTGGGTGCGGACCAATTATACAGAGCAACGGAATAGCTTTGAACAAATGGCTTCAGATGCGCTGCAAAAAGCGTATGACCAGTCTACGGTGGAAAGTCTTGTAAAACTGAGCAAAAAAAAAGAAGGCGGTGGTAAAAAGAAGCCTTCAACGTCTTTACAGATGTTAACAGTGTTTCCAATTGGCGTAAAATTGCATAAAAAAATGGATTCAGTGATCAGTAATGCTACCAAAGGGCTGACTGACGGAAAAGTGATCAGGAAGACAGAGCTTAAAAATACAACCATTACCCTTTCCCATAAATGGTCAGATGGGTCTGATAGTGTGGTTAACCAGAAAATTAATTCGAAGGCAACTAATCTTGATGTTAACCATTTCCTTGCGGGTATGTTGAGTGCTGCTCAAGTCGTAGAAGTAGATACAGCCCTGGTCAGGAAAAACCTTAAGAAGGAGTTGAAAATCAGACGTGTCACATTGCCTTTTAGTTTGAAATTGTTTAAAAAAGATACATTAATCAGAAATGAAAATGCCGGTGTAATATCCAAAAGTATCGTTACATCTCAAAACAAAGTGACCTTATTATTAAAGTTCGAAGAAGTGGGGGCTATGCTTTTTCTGAAAATATTCTGGCCGGTGACTCTTTCGTTCTTCTTGGTTTTACTCATTGTAGGCTGTATTTGGGTACTTTGGCGAATTATTGTTCAGCAAAAAAAACTGGAAGTCATGAAAAATGATTTTATCAGTAATATCTCTCATGAATTGAAAACACCTCTTTCGATACTTAGTGCGACCAATGAGGTCTTGTTAAAATTTGGCGGTATCAAAGACCAGGAAAAGACAGAACGGTATTTATTACTGGAGCAGGCAGAATTACGTAAACTTCAGTCCCTGATTGAGAATATCCTGACCCTAACGCGCATGGAGCATCAGGAAGACAAACTGATCGGTCCATATGAAAAAACAGATTTAAAAGTATTGCTGAATACTGTACTACCCCGATTTTCGGAATTGCCTGGGGTCACAATACATACTGAATTGTTTTTAGATGATCCTTATTTAAATACTCATCCCGGCGGTTTGAAAATTATATTATCCAACCTAATCGATAATGCCATCAAATATACACAGGGGGCACAAAAGGATATCTTTGTCCGGCTGGAGGAAAGAAAGGAGCATGTTGTGTTTTCGGTTAGAGATCTGGGAATTGGTATTGATAAAGCATACCTGCCTTTTATTTTTGATAAATTTTACCGGGTTCCGCATGGAGATGTACATGAAGTAAAAGGTTATGGACTGGGTTTGAGTTATGTAAAGACAACTGTCCAAAAACTGGGTGGAGCAGTCAGGGTTGAAAGTATTCTGGACAAGGGAACAATATTTGTTTTTCAATTGAAAAAATCATGA
- a CDS encoding response regulator transcription factor — protein sequence MSRRIRLLLIEDEEILAAVVKETLEGSGFEVAHAANGVEGWTMYHSFQPDLCIVDVMMPKKDGLTLIGEIRAIDNNIPLILLTAKSEKPDVLKGFQAGADDYMKKPFSIEELIFRVHAILRRTMFNAKPAVTELIRIGSYTFDYNRLELRHEKELKKLSQKEADILKMLVDHANDITSRKDMLMDLWGDDSFFNTRNMDVYISRLRKYLRYDEEVQIVNVRSRGLKLLL from the coding sequence ATGAGCCGGAGAATACGTTTATTGCTGATAGAAGATGAAGAAATCCTTGCTGCTGTGGTAAAGGAAACGCTGGAAGGCAGTGGTTTTGAAGTGGCCCATGCTGCAAATGGCGTAGAAGGCTGGACTATGTACCATTCTTTCCAGCCTGACCTTTGTATCGTTGATGTTATGATGCCTAAGAAGGACGGACTAACGCTGATTGGTGAAATAAGAGCTATAGACAATAATATCCCTTTGATTTTACTAACCGCTAAAAGTGAGAAACCAGATGTATTAAAAGGTTTTCAGGCTGGGGCAGATGATTATATGAAAAAGCCTTTCAGCATAGAAGAATTGATTTTCCGTGTTCATGCGATTCTTCGAAGGACCATGTTCAATGCTAAACCAGCTGTAACAGAACTTATACGGATTGGAAGCTATACATTTGATTATAATCGCCTGGAACTTCGTCATGAAAAGGAGCTGAAAAAACTATCTCAGAAGGAAGCAGATATCCTGAAAATGCTGGTTGATCATGCCAATGATATTACTTCCAGGAAAGATATGCTGATGGATCTGTGGGGAGATGACAGCTTTTTCAATACCCGTAATATGGATGTGTATATTAGCCGGTTGCGTAAATATCTTCGCTATGATGAAGAGGTACAGATTGTGAACGTCAGAAGCAGGGGATTAAAACTGTTACTTTAA
- a CDS encoding outer membrane beta-barrel protein, translating to MVRFKFFTVLFLGLISVWGISYGQQILKIEIVDGATRKAIPGLTVEVYSAADTVKALNVVVADQQGLVVFKQLPKGDFLLKANHLGYKPLRLYFSLPAGKFGPLPATISLFNESTQLKEVSIVQEVPPIRMKGDTIEYNADKFKTKENAVVEDLLRKLPGVNVERDGSIKAQGEQVQRVLVDGKEFFGSDPSVATKNLPADMIDKVQVLDEKSDLSKFTGVADGNQVKTINLVTKKNRKRGYFGNASAGGGTSGTSGTYESGINANSFVEDMQFSTLLKGNNVNKSGFNAAELIRLISQDKNLLNNLPPSALSELMRMKGISMQGSPDALAEIARPVGLTNTKFGGVNFNNDWGKDVQFRSSYFFNTNLTNNNFDYARQYLLQNNAYNYDQTGSVSNRNTNHRIDLSGDVKLGATTSLKITPHMNFSNSKSDNSRNFRSTSPDGMKLLNEGTQKSSNESHYNLLNSGILLRQRFTKNGRTLAVNLDPEFYQNENLFYNQSNSTYNDSSSGSRIERIDQRVANHSSVSGLKTNLLFTEPLFKNNSLQIGNQLYYSHGNYDRLVNNKDEAGHYDNQDVDLSDIFTSRRLQYTAKLSLAGNYKRFLYTLGVGWQQNNIRGNSSMKGYQINGHYYDLLPDAYMELKTSKTDKLIVKYNSTATAPTISNLQPLTDNSDPLYTRKGNSHLKQNKSQQLLISFNHFNITKGDNLYGRFSFVRLDRDIADSVTTDLNSGKQLIIPVNVKGNYQASFAAGKSIRVDANGSSLSVGVNLTYTRNTLFNNGLANENKIFSLIPDFNFNYYLGSDICLTAKGSAAWNVRHFTGTSGLSEKNWFLMYSLEGTILLPYKFTLEPALDAFSTLGMASGFNNNIILLNAAVNRPIGKHFSLQAEAKDLLNKNQSINRITGNGYIEDRRNNMLGKYYLFSLIYKFRHFPKAKA from the coding sequence ATGGTTAGGTTTAAATTCTTTACAGTCCTATTTCTAGGTTTAATAAGTGTTTGGGGGATATCTTATGGGCAACAGATCCTAAAGATTGAAATAGTAGATGGGGCCACGCGTAAGGCAATCCCAGGTCTTACAGTTGAAGTCTACAGCGCAGCAGATACGGTCAAAGCATTGAATGTAGTTGTAGCGGATCAGCAGGGACTGGTAGTTTTTAAACAGTTGCCAAAGGGAGATTTTCTCTTGAAAGCAAATCATTTAGGCTATAAGCCTTTAAGGCTGTATTTCAGTCTGCCTGCGGGTAAATTCGGGCCGTTGCCGGCAACAATCTCTCTTTTTAATGAAAGTACACAATTAAAGGAAGTATCTATAGTACAGGAGGTACCACCTATTCGCATGAAAGGGGATACTATTGAATACAATGCGGATAAATTCAAAACCAAAGAAAATGCAGTTGTAGAAGATTTGCTAAGAAAGCTACCAGGAGTAAATGTAGAACGTGACGGGAGTATTAAGGCTCAGGGAGAACAGGTACAACGGGTATTGGTTGATGGTAAGGAATTTTTTGGTTCTGATCCTTCTGTTGCAACAAAAAATCTTCCGGCAGATATGATTGATAAGGTCCAGGTTTTGGATGAAAAAAGTGATTTATCAAAGTTTACCGGGGTTGCAGATGGAAATCAGGTAAAAACTATAAATCTTGTGACCAAGAAAAACAGAAAAAGGGGGTATTTTGGAAATGCAAGTGCAGGAGGGGGTACTTCTGGTACTTCTGGTACTTATGAGAGCGGAATTAACGCCAATAGCTTTGTGGAGGATATGCAGTTTTCTACGTTGCTAAAGGGCAATAATGTCAATAAATCTGGTTTTAATGCTGCCGAACTGATCCGTCTGATCTCGCAAGACAAGAATTTGTTAAATAACCTGCCCCCGTCAGCTTTATCGGAACTGATGCGTATGAAAGGGATATCCATGCAGGGAAGTCCTGATGCCCTTGCAGAGATTGCAAGACCTGTCGGTCTGACCAATACAAAATTTGGCGGTGTCAATTTCAATAACGATTGGGGCAAGGATGTTCAGTTTCGCAGCAGCTATTTTTTTAACACCAATCTTACTAATAACAATTTTGATTATGCCCGTCAATACCTGTTGCAGAATAATGCTTACAATTATGACCAGACTGGATCTGTTAGTAATCGCAATACCAATCACCGCATAGACCTGAGCGGTGATGTTAAATTAGGAGCAACGACTTCGCTGAAGATCACACCGCATATGAACTTTAGTAATTCAAAGAGTGACAACTCCCGTAATTTTCGTTCTACCAGTCCTGATGGAATGAAGCTATTGAATGAGGGTACCCAGAAGAGTAGTAATGAAAGCCACTACAATTTATTAAACAGCGGAATTCTGCTGCGCCAGCGTTTTACCAAAAACGGAAGAACTCTGGCCGTAAATTTAGACCCGGAATTCTATCAAAACGAAAACCTGTTTTATAATCAAAGTAACAGTACTTATAATGATTCGTCTTCGGGCAGCAGAATAGAAAGAATAGATCAGCGGGTTGCAAATCATTCGAGCGTGTCTGGTTTGAAAACGAATTTATTGTTTACGGAGCCTTTATTTAAGAATAATAGCTTGCAGATAGGCAATCAGCTATATTACAGTCATGGTAACTATGACCGTTTGGTAAATAACAAGGATGAGGCTGGCCATTATGATAACCAGGACGTGGACTTAAGTGATATTTTTACTTCCCGCAGGCTACAGTACACGGCGAAGCTTTCTCTGGCAGGCAATTATAAAAGGTTTTTGTATACACTTGGGGTGGGATGGCAGCAAAACAACATCCGGGGCAATTCTTCGATGAAAGGTTATCAGATTAATGGGCATTATTATGATCTGCTTCCAGATGCTTATATGGAGCTTAAAACCAGTAAAACTGACAAACTGATTGTTAAATATAATTCAACTGCAACTGCCCCGACCATCAGCAATTTACAACCCCTTACGGACAATAGTGATCCATTGTATACCCGTAAGGGTAATAGCCATCTGAAACAAAATAAAAGTCAGCAGTTGTTAATTTCCTTTAATCATTTCAATATCACAAAGGGAGATAATCTTTATGGCCGGTTTAGCTTTGTCAGACTTGACAGAGACATTGCAGACAGCGTCACAACTGATCTGAATTCGGGTAAACAATTGATCATTCCTGTGAATGTAAAAGGCAATTATCAGGCTTCTTTTGCAGCTGGGAAAAGTATTAGAGTAGATGCGAATGGGTCTTCTCTTTCAGTTGGTGTGAATTTGACTTATACCCGAAACACCTTGTTCAATAACGGTCTGGCCAATGAAAACAAAATCTTTTCTCTGATACCTGATTTTAATTTTAATTATTATCTGGGGTCGGATATATGCCTTACGGCCAAGGGCAGCGCTGCCTGGAATGTCCGCCATTTTACGGGAACATCCGGCCTTTCTGAAAAGAACTGGTTCCTGATGTATAGTTTGGAAGGAACCATTCTACTACCTTATAAGTTTACATTGGAGCCGGCTTTGGATGCCTTCAGTACGCTGGGCATGGCAAGTGGTTTTAATAACAACATCATCTTGCTGAATGCTGCTGTAAACAGACCGATTGGTAAACACTTTAGCTTGCAGGCAGAGGCGAAAGACTTATTAAATAAAAATCAGAGTATTAACCGAATTACAGGTAACGGTTATATTGAGGATAGGAGGAACAATATGCTCGGTAAATATTATTTGTTCAGCCTGATTTATAAGTTCAGACATTTTCCAAAAGCAAAAGCATAA
- a CDS encoding glycosyl hydrolase family 18 protein, whose product MKKINFYGLILTIGCLTYMSSCKKLGIDPIGGPGKPVVTTPSGSPLDPKSPIYDLPFPATMAYVEVNNGSLNNMGCYKMNDGKTVVNIANIFAGNINLSQEKTPQAVVSLNAQVDYLLEKTTYVKDLKAKGIKVTLSLLNNHDGSGWSQFTKQADADYFAKSVKATVDKFGLDGVEIDDEYAGAPGNEESIPMVVAAIRKLMPNTIIGYYIYSDSGVDASAILGKISDLITYAVTDYPQSPSQYTKYFKKTGKPGDPNDHSDRNRIFVGDHAQWGTLSKNLDIVTDKENGGYGGIMLFDANNYTVSEYEKVAKGFYGDKMTVADPKQASNGGCLSPGGEKMPDAPDHVYVLPDGSLVKSK is encoded by the coding sequence ATGAAAAAAATCAATTTTTATGGTCTGATATTGACCATCGGCTGTTTAACTTACATGTCTTCGTGTAAAAAGTTAGGGATAGACCCCATTGGCGGACCCGGTAAACCGGTTGTAACAACTCCTTCCGGATCTCCGCTTGATCCAAAATCTCCGATTTATGACTTGCCTTTTCCGGCTACCATGGCCTATGTAGAAGTAAATAATGGCAGCCTGAATAATATGGGTTGCTACAAAATGAATGATGGAAAAACAGTGGTCAATATTGCCAATATCTTTGCTGGAAATATCAACCTTAGTCAGGAGAAAACGCCGCAGGCAGTTGTTTCGCTAAATGCACAAGTAGATTATCTGTTAGAAAAAACAACTTATGTAAAAGACTTAAAAGCAAAAGGTATAAAAGTGACTTTAAGTTTGCTCAACAATCATGATGGAAGCGGCTGGAGTCAATTTACTAAGCAGGCTGATGCCGATTATTTTGCGAAAAGTGTAAAAGCGACTGTAGATAAGTTTGGTCTGGACGGGGTGGAAATTGACGATGAATATGCTGGTGCTCCAGGAAATGAAGAATCTATTCCGATGGTTGTGGCTGCTATTCGCAAATTAATGCCTAATACGATTATAGGCTATTATATCTATTCTGATAGTGGGGTAGATGCATCAGCAATACTTGGAAAAATTTCTGACTTAATAACCTACGCTGTTACAGATTATCCGCAGAGCCCATCTCAATACACCAAATATTTTAAGAAAACAGGGAAACCCGGTGATCCAAATGATCATTCGGACAGAAACAGAATTTTTGTAGGCGATCATGCTCAGTGGGGAACATTAAGTAAGAACTTAGACATTGTTACTGATAAAGAAAATGGTGGATATGGGGGTATAATGCTTTTTGATGCTAACAATTATACTGTGAGTGAATACGAAAAAGTTGCTAAAGGTTTTTATGGAGATAAAATGACGGTAGCAGATCCTAAACAGGCTAGTAATGGTGGCTGTTTATCGCCTGGAGGAGAAAAAATGCCAGATGCTCCTGACCATGTGTATGTATTGCCTGATGGTAGTTTAGTTAAATCAAAGTAA
- a CDS encoding ferritin-like domain-containing protein: protein MESNKEIISDLKGLVNILNDGKEGYESASEATESIELKGLFLKYSAQRAGYAMELKEHIAQHGGDSENEDGGILGALHRTWIDIKQALSSKEDAAILGAIETGEKAAIEKYDSCLEDNVSHADHIELLQKQRTGILEALREIETYHHRLAK from the coding sequence ATGGAAAGCAATAAAGAAATTATCAGTGACCTGAAAGGATTGGTCAACATCTTAAACGATGGAAAAGAAGGATATGAATCTGCGAGCGAAGCAACAGAAAGTATCGAATTGAAAGGCTTATTCTTAAAGTATTCGGCTCAGCGGGCAGGTTATGCTATGGAACTTAAAGAACATATCGCTCAGCATGGAGGAGATTCTGAAAACGAAGATGGTGGGATTTTGGGAGCGCTGCACCGTACATGGATTGACATTAAACAAGCATTAAGCAGTAAAGAAGATGCTGCTATACTGGGGGCAATTGAAACGGGCGAAAAAGCTGCTATAGAAAAATATGACAGCTGTCTGGAAGACAATGTTTCTCATGCTGATCATATTGAATTGCTACAAAAACAAAGGACTGGCATTCTGGAAGCACTTAGAGAAATTGAAACTTACCATCACCGGTTAGCAAAATAG
- a CDS encoding DNA-formamidopyrimidine glycosylase family protein: protein MPEGPSIVILRELVEELHLEEALVIDVIGNTAIDKDRMLNQRVIAFKSWGKHFLICFKDFALRIHFLMFGSYRINERKDSMIRLGLIFKNAELNFYTCSLKFIEGDLNVVYDWSADVMSDEWDAKAAMKKLKQKGQSLVCDVLLDQTIFSGVGNIIKNEVLYRIGVHPLNTVDDLPPAKLKALIKEARQYSFDFLEWKKAFVLKKHWLINTRKVCPLGHPVEKQYLGKTNRRTFFCNRCQKLFATIH, encoded by the coding sequence ATGCCCGAAGGCCCGTCAATTGTCATTTTAAGAGAGCTTGTTGAAGAACTTCATTTGGAAGAGGCTTTGGTCATTGATGTGATTGGAAATACTGCAATTGATAAAGACCGGATGCTTAATCAGCGGGTTATTGCTTTTAAAAGCTGGGGTAAACATTTTCTGATTTGTTTTAAAGATTTCGCATTGCGGATTCATTTTTTAATGTTTGGATCATACCGTATTAATGAACGCAAAGACAGCATGATCAGACTGGGCCTAATCTTTAAGAACGCCGAGCTTAATTTCTACACTTGCTCTTTGAAGTTTATTGAGGGGGATTTAAATGTGGTTTATGACTGGTCTGCCGATGTCATGTCTGATGAATGGGATGCCAAAGCTGCAATGAAAAAGCTGAAACAAAAAGGGCAGAGCCTGGTTTGTGATGTATTGCTGGATCAAACTATTTTCTCTGGTGTTGGGAATATCATTAAAAATGAAGTATTGTACAGAATAGGGGTTCATCCTTTGAACACGGTCGATGACCTGCCTCCTGCTAAATTGAAAGCACTGATTAAAGAAGCCAGGCAATATAGTTTTGATTTTCTGGAATGGAAGAAAGCTTTTGTTCTGAAAAAACATTGGTTGATCAATACCCGCAAGGTTTGTCCGCTTGGGCATCCTGTGGAAAAACAATATCTCGGAAAAACCAACCGGAGAACATTTTTCTGTAATCGATGTCAGAAATTATTTGCTACTATACATTAA